Proteins encoded by one window of Bacillus sp. DTU_2020_1000418_1_SI_GHA_SEK_038:
- the rpsT gene encoding 30S ribosomal protein S20, whose translation MPNIKSAIKRVKTNASKNAQNATVKSAMRTAVKKVDAAIVLNDAAAAKESFVDAARKLDKAASKGLIHKNAAARKKSRLMKKMNTLNA comes from the coding sequence ATGCCAAATATTAAATCTGCTATTAAGCGTGTGAAAACAAACGCTTCTAAAAACGCTCAAAACGCTACTGTTAAATCTGCTATGCGTACAGCTGTTAAGAAGGTTGATGCTGCTATCGTTCTAAACGATGCTGCTGCTGCAAAAGAAAGTTTCGTTGATGCTGCTCGTAAATTAGACAAAGCTGCTTCTAAAGGTCTTATCCACAAAAACGCTGCTGCTCGTAAAAAGTCTCGTTTAATGAAAAAAATGAACACTTTAAACGCGTAA
- the dnaK gene encoding molecular chaperone DnaK, translated as MSKIIGIDLGTTNSCVSVLEGGEAKVIPNPEGNRTTPSVVSFKNGERQVGEVAKRQAITNPNTIMSVKRHMGTDFKVEAEGKQYTPQEISAIILQHLKSYAEEYLGEKVTKAVVTVPAYFNDAERQATKDAGTIAGLEVERIINEPTAAALAYGMDKTDEDQTILVFDLGGGTFDVSILELGDGVFDVKATAGDNRLGGDDFDQAIIDYLVQEFKKENAIDLSKDKMATQRLKDAAEKAKKDLSGVTSTQISLPFITAGEAGPLHLEVTLSRAKFDELTADLVERTMGPTRQALKDAGLSPSEIDKVILVGGSTRIPAVQEAIKKETGKDPHKGVNPDEVVAMGAAIQGGVISGDVKDVVLLDVTPLSLGIETMGGVFTKLIDRNTTIPTSKSQVFSTAADNQSAVDIHVLQGERPMSADNKTLGRFQLGDIPPAPRGIPQIEVSFDIDKNGIVNVRAKDLGTNKEQAITIKSSTGLSDEEIEKMVREAEENAEADKKRKEEVELRNEADQLVFTTEKTMKDLEGKVDEAEVAKANEAKDALKAAIEKNDLEEIKAKKDALQEIVQALTMKLYEEAAKQAQGAQGAEGQDGKSSDDNVVDAEFEEVKDDK; from the coding sequence ATGAGCAAAATCATTGGAATCGATTTAGGTACTACAAACTCATGTGTTTCCGTTTTAGAAGGCGGAGAGGCAAAAGTTATTCCAAATCCAGAGGGTAACCGCACAACACCTTCTGTCGTTTCTTTTAAGAATGGGGAACGTCAAGTTGGGGAAGTTGCAAAACGTCAAGCGATTACAAATCCAAATACAATTATGTCAGTAAAGCGTCATATGGGAACAGATTTTAAGGTAGAAGCTGAAGGAAAACAGTATACTCCTCAAGAAATTTCAGCTATTATTCTTCAACACTTAAAATCATATGCTGAAGAGTATCTTGGTGAAAAAGTAACGAAAGCGGTTGTTACAGTTCCAGCATATTTTAACGATGCTGAACGCCAAGCTACAAAAGATGCGGGAACAATTGCTGGTCTTGAAGTTGAACGTATTATTAATGAGCCTACAGCGGCTGCTTTAGCTTATGGTATGGACAAGACAGATGAAGATCAAACAATTCTCGTATTTGACCTTGGTGGAGGAACATTTGACGTTTCCATTCTTGAACTTGGAGACGGTGTATTCGATGTAAAAGCAACTGCTGGTGATAACCGTCTTGGCGGCGATGATTTTGACCAAGCAATTATCGATTATTTAGTTCAGGAATTCAAAAAAGAAAATGCTATTGACCTTTCAAAAGACAAAATGGCTACTCAACGTTTAAAGGATGCAGCTGAAAAAGCGAAAAAGGATTTATCTGGAGTGACTTCCACTCAAATTTCTCTGCCGTTCATTACAGCAGGTGAAGCAGGTCCTCTACACCTTGAGGTAACATTATCAAGAGCTAAATTTGATGAGCTTACAGCTGATTTAGTTGAAAGAACTATGGGCCCTACTCGTCAAGCATTAAAAGATGCAGGACTTTCACCTTCTGAAATCGATAAGGTTATTCTTGTTGGTGGTTCAACTCGTATTCCTGCCGTTCAAGAAGCGATCAAGAAAGAAACAGGTAAGGATCCTCATAAAGGTGTTAACCCTGATGAAGTAGTAGCAATGGGTGCTGCGATCCAGGGTGGAGTAATTTCTGGTGATGTTAAGGATGTCGTTCTATTAGACGTTACACCGCTTTCACTTGGTATCGAAACAATGGGTGGTGTGTTTACAAAGCTAATTGACCGCAACACAACAATCCCAACATCTAAATCACAAGTGTTCTCAACCGCTGCTGATAATCAGTCTGCTGTTGATATTCATGTTCTTCAAGGTGAGCGTCCAATGTCTGCAGACAATAAAACTTTAGGCCGCTTCCAGTTAGGTGATATTCCTCCTGCACCAAGAGGAATTCCGCAAATCGAAGTTTCTTTTGATATCGATAAAAACGGTATTGTTAATGTTCGTGCAAAAGATCTAGGCACAAATAAAGAACAAGCGATTACGATTAAATCATCTACTGGTCTATCCGATGAAGAAATCGAAAAAATGGTTAGAGAAGCTGAAGAGAATGCAGAAGCAGACAAGAAGCGTAAGGAAGAAGTAGAACTTCGCAATGAAGCAGATCAGCTTGTTTTCACTACTGAAAAAACAATGAAGGATCTTGAAGGTAAAGTGGATGAAGCTGAAGTGGCAAAAGCAAATGAAGCAAAAGATGCTTTAAAAGCTGCCATTGAAAAGAATGATTTAGAAGAAATTAAAGCGAAGAAAGATGCTTTACAAGAAATCGTTCAAGCATTGACAATGAAGCTTTATGAAGAAGCTGCTAAGCAAGCTCAAGGAGCGCAAGGTGCCGAGGGCCAAGATGGTAAAAGCAGCGATGACAACGTAGTTGACGCAGAATTCGAAGAGGTTAAAGACGATAAATAA
- a CDS encoding DUF3679 domain-containing protein, with amino-acid sequence MKWFMLKTLFLTTLMFLVVLFGMQEASEGIMKMKGYNDANFKGAFTFHDNEEGGLQASILGNDVSSHDLEQKKAKLEEMKAYNFFSTMGKKLSEGISTMTETMVHFITDLIREK; translated from the coding sequence ATGAAATGGTTTATGTTAAAGACCCTTTTCCTTACAACACTTATGTTTCTAGTTGTTTTATTCGGCATGCAGGAGGCTAGTGAAGGGATAATGAAGATGAAGGGCTACAATGATGCGAATTTCAAAGGGGCATTCACTTTCCATGATAATGAAGAGGGAGGGCTGCAAGCATCTATATTAGGCAATGATGTTTCTAGCCATGATCTCGAACAGAAAAAAGCAAAGTTGGAGGAAATGAAAGCCTATAACTTTTTTTCCACAATGGGAAAGAAGCTATCAGAAGGCATTTCCACTATGACTGAAACGATGGTGCATTTCATAACTGATTTAATAAGAGAAAAATGA
- the hemW gene encoding radical SAM family heme chaperone HemW, with translation MIKAAYIHIPFCEHICHYCDFNKVFLEGQPVDEYLNSLNKEMELQLIKSPADQLNSIFVGGGTPTALNEQQLDKLCRIIRDRLPYNEQTEFTFEANPGDLSEEKLCILYEAGVNRISFGVQTFNEELLKKIGRVHRAKDVFQSVEAAKKIGFENISIDLIYSLPGQTVSDFRETLDTSFTLDIDHYSGYSLIIEPKTVFYNLMRKGKLQSPGEDAETEMFKILMEEMDKNGFKQYEISNFSKPGFESKHNLTYWNNEWYYGFGAGSHGYVNGKRVSNHGPLKKYMDSLKMGKLPIFEENRVTRTEQIEEEMFLGLRKTSGVAISRFIEKFGENPVELFEAELKELIAREWIIVTENQIQLSQKGRYLGNEVFQFFLR, from the coding sequence ATGATAAAAGCAGCCTATATTCATATCCCTTTTTGTGAGCATATTTGCCACTATTGTGATTTTAATAAAGTGTTTCTCGAAGGGCAGCCTGTTGATGAGTATCTTAATTCGTTAAATAAAGAAATGGAGCTACAATTAATTAAATCACCTGCTGACCAATTAAATTCCATTTTTGTCGGAGGAGGAACTCCAACTGCATTAAATGAGCAGCAGCTTGATAAGCTTTGCCGCATCATAAGAGACCGCCTGCCATACAACGAACAAACGGAGTTTACGTTTGAGGCAAACCCCGGAGATCTCTCAGAAGAAAAACTTTGTATTCTTTACGAAGCAGGAGTTAATAGGATTAGCTTCGGAGTACAAACTTTTAATGAAGAACTGCTTAAGAAAATTGGCAGGGTGCATCGAGCAAAGGATGTTTTTCAATCTGTTGAAGCTGCAAAAAAAATAGGCTTCGAAAATATTAGCATTGACCTAATTTATAGCTTGCCTGGACAAACAGTATCAGATTTCAGAGAAACGCTAGATACTTCGTTTACGTTAGATATTGACCATTATTCTGGTTATTCTCTGATTATCGAACCTAAAACCGTATTTTATAACTTGATGAGAAAAGGAAAGCTCCAATCTCCAGGGGAAGATGCAGAAACAGAAATGTTTAAAATATTAATGGAAGAGATGGATAAAAATGGTTTCAAACAATATGAAATCAGTAACTTCTCTAAACCAGGATTCGAGAGCAAGCATAATCTAACTTATTGGAATAATGAATGGTATTACGGATTTGGTGCTGGATCACATGGGTATGTTAATGGCAAGCGTGTTTCTAATCATGGACCATTAAAAAAATATATGGACTCATTGAAGATGGGGAAGTTGCCTATTTTTGAAGAAAATCGAGTTACACGGACAGAGCAGATAGAAGAAGAAATGTTTTTAGGATTAAGAAAAACATCAGGCGTAGCAATTTCTCGCTTTATCGAGAAATTTGGTGAAAATCCTGTCGAATTATTTGAAGCCGAATTGAAAGAGCTAATTGCTCGTGAATGGATCATTGTTACTGAAAATCAAATTCAATTATCCCAAAAAGGACGCTACCTTGGAAATGAAGTTTTTCAGTTCTTTTTAAGGTGA
- the hrcA gene encoding heat-inducible transcriptional repressor HrcA: MLTDRQLLIFQVIVDDFIQSAQPVGSRSLSKKDKITFSSATIRNEMSDLEELGFIEKTHTSSGRIPSEKGYRYYVDHLLSPQKLNQQDIHKLKSVFAERIFELEKIVQRSAKILSELTNYTSIVLGPAVKDNKLKRIQIVPLNNQTAIAIIVTDSGHVENRMFHLPETMDSGDLEKLVNILNDRLTGAPIESLNEKIYKEVAILLRQHISNYDYILHSIADTLKIPAHEKLFFGGKSNMLSQPEFHDIEKIKNLMDMIEHEDSIYELIRKNKSGINVKIGKENNNTAMENCSLITASYSIGAEQLGTIAILGPTRMEYSRVISLLDYISTDLSAVLTKLYQTD; encoded by the coding sequence GTGTTGACGGATCGCCAATTATTGATCTTTCAGGTTATTGTTGATGATTTTATTCAGTCTGCGCAGCCAGTCGGTTCGAGAAGTTTGTCGAAAAAGGACAAAATTACATTTAGTTCTGCGACAATTCGTAACGAGATGTCTGATTTAGAAGAGCTGGGGTTTATTGAAAAAACACATACCTCATCCGGAAGAATTCCTTCTGAAAAAGGGTATCGTTATTATGTGGATCACTTGCTTTCTCCTCAAAAACTAAATCAGCAGGATATTCATAAGTTAAAGTCCGTTTTTGCTGAAAGAATTTTTGAACTTGAAAAGATTGTACAAAGGTCAGCTAAAATATTATCAGAGCTGACTAACTATACTTCAATTGTGTTAGGTCCTGCTGTTAAAGATAATAAATTAAAGAGAATACAAATTGTTCCTTTAAATAATCAGACGGCCATTGCTATTATCGTCACTGATTCTGGTCATGTCGAGAATCGAATGTTTCATCTTCCTGAAACAATGGATTCTGGCGATCTTGAAAAGCTGGTCAATATTTTGAATGATCGTTTAACCGGAGCCCCAATTGAAAGCTTGAATGAAAAGATTTATAAAGAAGTTGCTATTCTTCTAAGGCAGCATATTAGTAATTATGATTATATTCTGCATTCTATTGCTGATACTCTAAAGATCCCTGCTCACGAAAAGCTGTTCTTCGGCGGGAAATCTAATATGCTTAGTCAGCCTGAATTTCATGACATTGAAAAAATAAAAAATTTAATGGATATGATTGAACACGAAGATAGCATTTATGAATTAATTCGAAAAAATAAGTCAGGCATAAATGTCAAAATTGGCAAAGAAAATAATAATACAGCTATGGAGAATTGCAGTTTAATTACAGCATCCTATTCAATTGGTGCTGAACAGCTAGGGACCATTGCCATATTAGGCCCAACAAGGATGGAATATTCACGTGTCATTAGTTTGTTAGACTATATTAGTACTGACCTTTCAGCAGTATTGACGAAGCTGTATCAAACCGATTGA
- the spoIIP gene encoding stage II sporulation protein P: MKPIKTNGIAVFIQGTSLLKIFIGFLLFLFMIFSLSGVLTVLKPEYRISSSSVNTAANKITGEMLYHFLGWENHHFMQSLDERIGSTTFMNMLFKLSTNINLDDPRSLLGRELPYFSIYDKEILVAGEGTNYTNMPFESAPPIDLLRAEQQATLQNIEDLEKPSGEKAAEPPINTTGDRKVVYLYFSHNTESFLPYLKGVTNPNLAHHSELNVTKIGDKLKEELESKGIGTTVEKANIQANLNEKGWDYWRSYQESRTVVQAATKSDRNLTYFIDIHRDSHRKEDTTKEINGKPYAKLAFVIGTEHPNYEKNARLANELHKRLEEKYKGLSRGLLPQQGSGNNGIYNQDLSENAILIEFGGVDNTFEELNRSAEALADVFSEFYWQAESVSNPVQEQSEKK; this comes from the coding sequence ATGAAACCTATTAAAACGAACGGAATTGCTGTGTTTATACAAGGGACAAGCTTACTAAAAATATTTATCGGTTTTCTTCTGTTTCTATTTATGATTTTTTCACTTAGCGGTGTTTTAACTGTGTTAAAGCCCGAATATAGAATCAGTTCATCATCAGTAAATACGGCTGCAAATAAAATAACAGGAGAAATGCTCTATCATTTCCTTGGTTGGGAGAACCATCATTTTATGCAAAGCTTGGACGAGCGAATAGGCTCGACAACCTTCATGAACATGTTATTTAAACTTTCTACTAATATCAATTTAGATGATCCAAGAAGTTTACTGGGAAGGGAATTACCCTATTTTTCTATTTATGACAAGGAAATTTTGGTCGCGGGTGAAGGCACAAATTATACAAATATGCCATTTGAATCCGCCCCGCCCATTGATCTTCTTAGGGCAGAACAGCAAGCTACACTTCAGAATATCGAGGATTTAGAAAAGCCAAGCGGAGAAAAAGCAGCAGAACCTCCAATTAACACAACAGGAGATAGAAAAGTTGTTTATTTATATTTTTCCCATAATACGGAATCCTTCCTTCCGTATTTAAAGGGTGTAACTAATCCCAATTTGGCACATCATTCCGAATTAAATGTCACTAAAATTGGCGATAAACTAAAGGAAGAATTGGAGAGTAAAGGAATTGGAACAACTGTTGAAAAAGCAAATATCCAAGCAAATCTGAATGAAAAAGGATGGGATTATTGGCGATCATATCAGGAATCAAGAACAGTTGTTCAAGCAGCAACAAAAAGTGACCGAAATTTGACTTATTTCATCGATATTCATCGAGATTCCCACAGAAAAGAGGATACAACTAAAGAGATTAACGGAAAACCATATGCAAAGCTAGCTTTTGTGATAGGAACTGAGCATCCGAATTATGAAAAAAATGCACGTTTAGCCAATGAATTGCATAAAAGACTTGAGGAAAAATACAAAGGATTAAGCAGAGGACTTCTGCCGCAGCAAGGATCAGGCAATAACGGAATATATAATCAGGATTTATCAGAAAATGCAATACTAATTGAATTTGGAGGTGTTGATAACACATTTGAAGAGTTAAATCGTTCTGCTGAAGCACTGGCAGACGTGTTTAGTGAATTTTATTGGCAGGCGGAAAGTGTTAGTAATCCTGTACAAGAACAGTCAGAAAAGAAATAA
- the gpr gene encoding GPR endopeptidase — MEESLDLSKYSVRTDLAIEAREMVIADRQKHIQEEENLSQIEGVIIKEKEEDDIRVSYVEVTKEGAKSLGKKEGKYLTLEAIGIRQQDTPMQKKVVKIFASELAQFFKQNGIKEDAACLVVGLGNWNVTPDALGPKVCENLLVTRHLYQLQPESVEEGYRPVSAIAPGVMGLTGIETSDIIFGIVNKTKPDFVIVIDALASRSLERVNSTIQISDTGIHPGSGVGNKRKEISQETLGIPVIAIGVPTVVDAVSITSDTIDFILKHFGKELKEGDRPSRALAPAGMSFGERRKLTEEDMPEEQHRKTFLGMIGTLPDEEKRKLIYEVLSPIGHNLMVTPKEVDIFIEDMANLLANGLNAALHQNVDQENAGFYTR; from the coding sequence ATGGAAGAGTCACTAGATTTAAGTAAATATTCGGTCAGAACGGATTTAGCTATTGAAGCACGAGAAATGGTCATAGCAGATCGCCAAAAACATATTCAAGAGGAAGAAAATCTTTCCCAAATTGAAGGGGTTATTATTAAAGAAAAAGAAGAGGATGATATTAGAGTATCGTATGTTGAAGTGACAAAAGAAGGAGCAAAGTCTTTAGGGAAAAAAGAAGGGAAATATTTAACATTAGAGGCAATAGGAATTCGCCAGCAAGATACACCGATGCAGAAAAAAGTGGTAAAAATATTTGCCTCAGAGCTCGCTCAGTTTTTCAAGCAGAATGGTATTAAGGAAGATGCGGCCTGCTTAGTTGTCGGATTGGGAAATTGGAATGTAACACCAGATGCACTTGGACCGAAAGTTTGTGAAAACCTGCTTGTTACACGGCATCTCTATCAATTACAGCCTGAAAGTGTTGAAGAGGGCTATCGTCCTGTAAGTGCTATTGCTCCTGGAGTTATGGGGCTAACAGGTATAGAAACAAGCGATATCATCTTTGGAATTGTTAATAAAACGAAACCGGATTTTGTGATTGTCATTGATGCACTCGCTTCACGGTCATTAGAAAGAGTCAATTCAACTATTCAAATTTCAGATACAGGCATTCATCCTGGCTCGGGCGTTGGAAATAAGCGGAAGGAAATTAGCCAGGAAACATTAGGTATCCCTGTCATTGCTATTGGTGTGCCAACAGTTGTTGACGCTGTATCTATTACAAGTGATACGATCGACTTTATACTTAAACATTTTGGAAAGGAACTGAAAGAGGGAGACAGACCTTCAAGAGCGTTAGCTCCCGCAGGAATGAGCTTTGGCGAACGAAGAAAGCTGACTGAGGAAGATATGCCTGAGGAACAGCATAGAAAAACTTTCCTAGGCATGATTGGAACGCTTCCTGATGAGGAAAAAAGAAAACTAATTTATGAAGTTCTCTCTCCGATTGGACATAATCTAATGGTAACTCCGAAAGAAGTAGATATTTTTATTGAAGACATGGCAAATCTTCTTGCAAATGGGCTAAATGCTGCATTACATCAAAATGTCGACCAAGAAAATGCAGGTTTTTATACAAGGTAA
- the lepA gene encoding translation elongation factor 4: MNREDRLNRQSKIRNFSIIAHIDHGKSTLADRILEKTNTLTSREMKDQLLDSMDLERERGITIKLNSVQLQYKAKDGETYTFHLIDTPGHVDFTYEVSRSLAACEGAILVVDAAQGIEAQTLANVYLAIDNDLEIVPVINKIDLPSADPERVRNEIEEVIGLDASEAVLASAKAGIGIEDILEQIVEKVPAPTGDPDAPLKALIFDSLFDAYRGVVAYIRVVEGTVKAGDKIKMMATGKEFDVVEVGVFSPKAQVREELTVGDVGFLTASIKNVGDTRVGDTITNAKNGATEPLPGYRKLNPMVFCGLYPIDSAKFNDLREALEKLELNDSALQFEPETSQALGFGFRCGFLGLLHMEIIQERIEREFKIDLITTAPSVIYDVILTDGSNIKIDNPSKMPDPQKIERVEEPYVKATMMAPNDYVGAIMELCQEKRGIFINMQYMDETRVNITYEIPLSEIVYDFFDQLKSNTKGYASFDYELIGYKPSKLVKMDILLNGEKVDALSFIVHKDFSYDRGKVIVEKLKELIPRQQFEVPVQAAIGQKIVARSTIKSMGKNVLAKCYGGDISRKRKLLEKQKEGKKRMKQVGSVEVPQEAFMAVLKMDDTNKKK; the protein is encoded by the coding sequence ATGAACAGAGAAGATAGACTTAATAGACAATCAAAGATACGGAATTTTTCTATTATCGCTCATATCGATCATGGAAAATCCACTTTAGCTGACCGAATATTAGAAAAGACGAATACTTTAACGTCAAGAGAAATGAAGGATCAGCTGCTAGATTCTATGGATTTAGAAAGAGAACGAGGCATTACAATAAAGCTAAATTCAGTTCAATTACAATATAAAGCGAAAGATGGAGAAACTTACACCTTTCATTTAATCGATACACCAGGGCACGTCGACTTCACTTATGAAGTTTCCCGCAGTTTGGCTGCATGTGAGGGTGCCATTCTAGTTGTCGATGCTGCACAAGGGATTGAAGCACAGACACTAGCAAACGTGTATTTAGCAATTGATAATGATTTAGAAATTGTGCCTGTCATTAATAAAATAGACCTTCCTAGTGCTGACCCAGAGCGTGTAAGGAATGAAATAGAGGAAGTAATCGGTCTTGATGCTTCTGAGGCTGTTCTTGCTTCCGCTAAAGCTGGTATCGGTATTGAGGACATTTTAGAACAGATCGTAGAAAAGGTTCCTGCACCAACAGGAGATCCGGACGCCCCTCTAAAAGCACTTATTTTTGACTCGTTATTCGATGCTTACCGTGGAGTTGTAGCTTATATCAGAGTAGTCGAAGGAACAGTAAAAGCTGGGGACAAAATTAAAATGATGGCAACTGGCAAGGAATTCGATGTAGTTGAAGTTGGTGTCTTTTCACCAAAAGCACAAGTCCGTGAAGAGCTGACTGTTGGGGATGTAGGGTTTTTAACCGCCTCTATTAAAAATGTAGGCGATACTCGTGTGGGTGATACTATTACAAATGCAAAAAATGGCGCAACCGAGCCTCTTCCTGGATACCGAAAATTGAATCCGATGGTTTTTTGCGGATTATATCCAATCGACAGTGCGAAATTTAATGATCTTCGTGAAGCTTTGGAGAAACTTGAACTTAATGACTCGGCTTTACAATTCGAGCCCGAAACATCGCAGGCTCTCGGGTTCGGCTTCCGTTGCGGATTTTTAGGACTCCTTCATATGGAGATTATCCAAGAGCGTATCGAGCGTGAATTCAAAATCGATTTAATTACTACAGCACCAAGTGTAATATATGATGTCATTTTGACAGATGGCTCCAATATTAAAATTGATAACCCATCCAAAATGCCAGATCCGCAAAAAATTGAACGCGTTGAGGAGCCATATGTAAAAGCAACCATGATGGCGCCAAATGACTATGTGGGAGCGATTATGGAGCTTTGCCAAGAAAAACGCGGAATCTTTATTAATATGCAGTATATGGATGAGACTCGTGTCAATATTACTTATGAAATTCCATTATCAGAAATTGTTTATGATTTCTTCGATCAGCTTAAATCAAATACAAAAGGATATGCTTCCTTTGACTATGAGTTAATTGGCTATAAGCCATCCAAGCTTGTTAAAATGGATATCCTTTTAAACGGAGAAAAAGTTGACGCATTGAGCTTTATTGTCCATAAAGATTTCTCATATGACCGTGGGAAAGTAATCGTAGAAAAACTGAAGGAGCTTATTCCACGCCAGCAATTCGAGGTTCCAGTTCAAGCGGCAATTGGCCAGAAGATTGTTGCTCGTTCAACCATTAAGTCAATGGGTAAAAATGTATTAGCGAAGTGTTATGGTGGAGACATTTCCCGTAAGCGGAAACTGTTGGAAAAGCAAAAAGAAGGAAAGAAACGCATGAAGCAAGTAGGATCAGTAGAAGTTCCTCAGGAAGCTTTCATGGCTGTCTTGAAAATGGACGACACCAACAAGAAGAAGTAA
- the holA gene encoding DNA polymerase III subunit delta, producing the protein MVFELWKQIKAKNLSPIFLLYGAETFLINETKQLLISNILTEEDMDFNLSSYDLEETPIDAALEDAETLPFMGEKRLIFLHNPVFLTSEKTKEKVEHNLAKLEAYLKAPSPYSIVVFIAPYEKLDERKKLTKELKRSAAVLEAKKLNEAELKGWIRKRASYNGVEIEDEAVEYMLTIAGTNLFLLTSEIDKLAIYSGAGNRIDLQIVDKLVSRSLEQNIFTLVDKIVHRKIDEALRIFYDLLKQNEEPIKILSVITGQFRLIYQVKELAKRGYGQQQIAGALKVHPFRVKLAAGQAQAYEEKELANIIKLLADADYQMKTGGMNKELLIEMFLFRLNSKPN; encoded by the coding sequence GTGGTTTTTGAATTATGGAAGCAAATTAAAGCAAAAAATCTTTCTCCTATTTTTCTATTATACGGAGCGGAAACATTTCTAATTAATGAAACAAAGCAGTTATTAATTTCTAATATCCTAACTGAGGAAGACATGGATTTTAACCTTTCTTCCTATGATTTAGAAGAAACGCCAATTGATGCTGCACTTGAAGATGCGGAAACACTCCCTTTTATGGGCGAAAAAAGATTAATTTTTTTACATAATCCTGTTTTTCTCACATCGGAGAAAACGAAAGAAAAAGTTGAGCATAATTTAGCAAAGCTTGAGGCTTATTTAAAAGCACCTTCCCCCTATTCCATTGTTGTTTTTATCGCTCCTTACGAAAAATTAGATGAACGGAAAAAGCTTACGAAGGAATTAAAACGAAGTGCCGCAGTATTGGAGGCCAAGAAGCTGAATGAAGCAGAGTTGAAAGGCTGGATCAGAAAACGTGCTTCTTATAATGGTGTGGAAATAGAAGATGAAGCTGTTGAATACATGCTAACTATTGCAGGTACCAATTTGTTTTTACTTACGAGTGAAATTGATAAGCTTGCTATATATTCAGGTGCTGGAAACCGAATAGATCTGCAAATAGTCGATAAATTAGTTTCGCGTTCTTTAGAGCAAAATATCTTTACACTTGTTGATAAGATTGTGCACCGGAAAATTGATGAGGCTTTACGAATCTTTTATGATCTTCTTAAGCAAAACGAAGAGCCGATCAAAATTTTATCTGTTATTACTGGTCAATTTAGACTTATTTATCAAGTAAAGGAGCTGGCTAAAAGAGGTTATGGACAGCAGCAGATAGCGGGAGCTTTAAAAGTTCATCCTTTTCGCGTAAAGCTAGCTGCAGGACAGGCTCAAGCCTATGAGGAAAAAGAGCTAGCTAATATCATAAAATTATTAGCAGATGCTGATTATCAGATGAAGACAGGCGGTATGAATAAAGAATTGCTAATAGAAATGTTTCTGTTTCGCCTAAATAGTAAACCAAATTAA
- the grpE gene encoding nucleotide exchange factor GrpE, giving the protein MADEKNILEEESIQNSDQAEETEIPETETAAHSDETEAVNELSLEEQLVKAQEKTVELEAKLADMENRYYRLQADFDNSRRRARLDLESSEKYRAQKLISDLLPAIDNFERALQMESDNEQVKSVLQGMEMVYRSLLEALKNEGAEQIEAVGKEFDPQVHQAVMQVEMEGYGSNIVVEEFQKGYILKDRVIRPAMVKVNS; this is encoded by the coding sequence TTGGCAGATGAAAAAAATATTTTAGAAGAAGAATCAATCCAAAACTCTGATCAAGCTGAGGAGACTGAAATTCCTGAAACGGAAACTGCAGCCCATTCTGATGAAACAGAAGCAGTGAACGAGCTTTCTTTAGAAGAACAACTTGTGAAAGCGCAGGAAAAAACGGTTGAGTTAGAGGCTAAACTGGCTGACATGGAAAACCGTTACTATCGTCTTCAAGCCGATTTTGATAATTCCAGACGGAGAGCAAGATTAGATCTTGAATCGTCTGAAAAATATAGAGCTCAAAAATTAATTTCTGATTTGCTGCCTGCTATCGATAATTTTGAAAGAGCGCTGCAAATGGAATCTGATAATGAACAAGTGAAATCCGTTCTTCAAGGAATGGAAATGGTTTATCGCAGTTTACTGGAGGCTCTGAAAAATGAAGGAGCAGAACAGATTGAAGCTGTTGGGAAGGAATTTGATCCTCAAGTCCATCAAGCAGTTATGCAAGTAGAGATGGAAGGCTATGGGTCAAATATTGTAGTTGAGGAATTCCAAAAAGGCTATATTTTAAAGGACAGAGTCATCCGTCCGGCTATGGTAAAAGTAAACTCATAA